ACCAAGGCCGGAATCACCAGAAACCCACCCCCAATACCGATGAAGCCTGTGAGGGTGCCAACGGCAAGACCTTCCAGAGCAATTGCCAACCATTTAGGAATAACTGTGTGGCGATCAGAATGCCCGGCCTTATCGAGCGGGTTTTCTGATTTGCTGGCTCCTTTGCGAATCATGGTAATTGAGGCGATCAGCATCATGACTCCAAAGGTCACAAGCTGAATTGTAGGGGTGATAAATGGCAACGAGGCTAACCTCGCTCCCAGATAAGCCCCTAGCATGGAAGCAGGCGCAAACAGCGCGATAATTTTAGGATTGACATTGCCTTGTCGCCAGTGAGGAATCGCACCAATCAAGCTTGCAACTCCCACAATGACCAAAGTCATGGCAAAGGCAGATTTTGCAGGGACGGACATGACATAGATCAGCACAGGAGCCGCCAAGATCGACCCACCCCCACCAATCAACCCCAGGCTAATGCCAATACAAATTGCCAGCAAATGCCCAATGACAGTAATTAACATTGATGTATCGTCCTAGAGATGTATGGTTCTAGAGATGTATGGCTGACTGCCTGACACATCTCCTAAAATCCTTGAAACTACGTTACGTACTTCCCCCATTTGAGGCACTTGTGTCAGGCAGCCAAGATGTATGGTTCTAGATTTGTTTGCTAAGCCATGCAAAACTGGGCGATCGCCCAGCCTTAGAAGACTCGTTGCAATCACCACTCCAAAAAATTAGGACGCTCGATGAGCGCCCTAAAACCTCAAACTCAAACGCGCTGGTTGTAAGGCAGTTTAGCCAGCAGCATTCCTAATGCACAGGTATTCGTAATCCCAGCAAACACCAGACCAGCACCCACAAAACCGCTAAGGAACAAAAACCAGGGAGAGACAAACGCACCCAGTAAAGTGCCAGTTACGACCAGCGAACCTGCGACAATCTGTACCTGGCGCATCAGGCTAATGGGGGCACGTTTGTTTACCTCAGTTGGAAACCCGGCCTGCACCCAAGCCGATAATCCACCTTCCAAATGGGTCACTTCATCGATTCCTGCTGCGAATAATTTCTGTGCCGCCTGAGCCGATCGATTACCTGTTCGGCAATACAGCACCACAGTTTTGTTGCCATCCTTGTTGCCATCAAACGGAATGCGATTCGGATCGAATTTGGACAACGGCACTAGGATTGAGCCAGGGATTTTTTCGCCCGCATGTTCAGAGGGTTCGCGAACATCAACTAGCGTGACGGCTTGTTGGCTCAATAAGGTACTCAGGGAGGATGGATCAACGGTTTTTAGGCGATCGCGCTGAGTTTGGCTGGAATAGTTGAAACCGATCTCATTCATGCTCGTCATTAGACGCTCCTAACTGCTCAAAATTTTGAGTGATGTAGTCTACAAAAAATCGCTTGACACCAGGGCGACTGTTAAAGTCCAAGCCCATCGCCGTTGTTCGGTGCAGAAATTCTTCGACGGTCATGCCCCGCTCAACGCCAGACCGCAGCAGCGCAATCCCAGCCGAGCGCAGCCCCAGTGAGCAGTGCATCAAAACTGGCTTTGGGAGCTGATCAACGTGTTCACACACCTGAGCAATAACCTCACCGCTCAGACTAGAGGGATTTACAGGAACATGGGCGTACTGCATTCCCAACGATTCCACAATCTGCGGCTCATCGGGCAGGAATCCCTTCTCCTTTGGCATCCTCAGATTGATCACTGATTTGAAGCCCTGGTGAGATGCCTGCTGCAACTGCTCTGGGCTAAGCTCTCCGGCCACAGAAACGTCTGCGTCTATCCGGTGGATGCCAACTAGCTGCATTTCGTTCATTTCTGCATTCCCATTTCTGTGTTTGAGCTGTCCTCCTGCCCTGCCAAACTGAGTCTTCTAGCTGGTTACCAGCACATTGCCACACTGTTCATTTGCGGGAACAGCTTCCATGATTTTCTTTGGATCAGGCAGATTCAGCCCGTTCATAAACTCTATGAACTGATCGCGGGTTCGCCCTGTAAAGCGCGGGTTCCATTGTTCTTCTTCAGCAATCGTGGAGACGCTGTGGCCGCGATAGTCGTGAGCCGGGTACACAAGCGTACCATCCGGCAGCGTAAACAGGTTCTCTGTTACGGAGTCATACAGTGTCCCTGCATCGCCGCTTTGGAAATCAGTCCGTCCGCAGCCCCGAATAAACAATGCATCGCCCGTTAGCACTCGGTCGCCATTCACCAGATACGCCATGTGGCTATCGGTGTGTCCTGGAGTGGCGATCGCCCGAATTTCAACTTCTCCGACCTTCAAGACTTCCCCATGCCGGATGTGGCGGTTGGCACAAGCAACCTGCGCCTTTTCCGGCACAATCGTTTCACAGCCCGTTAGCTCCCGAAGTTTGCCAGCCCCCGTGATGTGGTCAGCATGGACGTGGGTTTCTAGGCAGTATTTCAAGATCAATCCCAATTCATTAATCAGCTTGTAATCGCGCTCGACCTGTTCAATCACGGAGTCCACCAAAACGGCTTCCTTGGTCTTGGGGTCAGCAATCAAATAGGTGTAAGTCCAGGTGTCTTGATCAAAAAGTTGTCGAAATAGCATCGTTCGTTACCTCGTGAGACGGTGTTGTGCAGAAGGGTTGTGTTCTAGAGGTCGCCTGCAACAAACAGAATGGCGACAACAACCAGGATTGAAAAAAACGTGAGATAGCCAGCAACCATGACTGCGATCGCCCCGTAGCGTTAACTTAGGGATTCCTGCTTCAATTTAATTACCATATAGTAATATAGTTTAAGATTTAATTTTCGTCAAGCCGCCGAAATGGATTTAAGATTTTCTTTAGAAGAGACAACTATATTACCAACTGGTAGTATGGTACACATAGTAAATATCTTACGTCATCAACTCATTTTCTACACCCTTCGTTACATTTGAGGAACTACCGTGTCACCGACTGCACAGCAAACCCAATCAACCCACCCTGCTGAACAGCTTCATCAAAATCTCTCGACCGCCGAGGCGATCGCCCCGCCCGTGAAGCACCACCAAATTGTGATTGTGGGAGGAGGAGCAGCCGGAATCACGGTTGCGGCCCAACTGCTGAAGCGAAACCGCGCTCTGGATATTGCCATCATTGAACCGTCCGACAAACATTACTACCAACCTGGCTGGACGCTGGTGGGCGGCGGCGTGGCTCCGATTGAGAAATTCATTCGAGATGAAAAAGATGTCATTCCCAAGGGGGCAAGCTGGATTCAAGCGCGAGTCGCAAAACTAGACCCCGATCGCAACACGGTCATCACCGAAGCCGGCCAAGCCATTGAGTATGAGTACTTGGTACTATGCCCTGGCATTCAAATTGACTGGCATTTGATTAAAGGCTTAAAAGAAGCGCTGGGTCGAGGCGGAGTCACCAGTAACTACTCCAAAGATTACGCCCCCTACACCTGGGAAACCATCCAAAACTTCAAAGGCGGGAACGCCCTCTTTACCTATCCCGCCACGCCGATCAAGTGTGGCGGTGCGCCTCAGAAAGTGATGTATATGGCCGATGACACCTTCAAGCGCAAGAGCGGTGTCGGAGTGAACACCACAGTGATGTTCTGCACCGCTGGGGCCTCTATGTTTGCTGTACCAGAATATGCAGCCGCTCTGGATAAAGTGGTGGCGCGGCGCGGCATTGTTACCAAGTTCAAGCACAACCTTAAGGAAATCAAGGCAGACACACAAGAAGCAATTTTTGATGTCACCACCGATAACGGCACTGAGGAAGTCAGCATTCACTACGACATGATTCATGTGGCTCCCCCCATGAGTGCCCCCGATTTTATCAAGCAAAGCCCGTTGGCTGGGGCCGGTGGCTGGGTGGATGTTGATCAGGCAACGCTACAACACACTCGCTATGCCAACGTGTTTTCACTCGGCGATGCGTCTTCTTTGCCGACCTCTAAGACAGCCGCCGCAGCCCGAAAAGAAGCGCCAATCGTGGTTCAGAACTTGCTGTCTTTGATTCAGTCGCAGCCGATAACCGCAGAATATGACGGCTATACCTGCTGTCCCCTCATCACAGGCTACAACTCAACCATCATGGCAGAGTTTGCCTATGGTGGAAAGTTGGCTCCCTCGTTTCCGCTTGATCCGACCCAAGAACGCTACTCAATGTATTTGGCAAAGGCCCATGTGTTGCCCTGGTTGTACTGGAATCGCATGCTAAAGGGTGAAGGATTTGAAGCGGATATTTTCAAGCCCATCAACCGACTGCTCCGGCGCTAAACGAGATTGCGAAGCTAAACGAGATTGCGGAGGGGATGGGCAGCGACCATCCCCTCAAGGATCGGGCAGTTCCCTGTGTTTTAAGGTTGGCGATCGCGTCTACTACACTGGTTCAGATGCCAAGCTTCTGTGCGATTACGGAAACCAAGTGCTGGAAATCATCGCCCTAGATGCAAAAACGAGGCGAGTTGTCTGTCAAACGACTCGTCTCGAGCAAGTTGTCGGAATTGCATTTGATGATCTCAGCAAACGCTAGCGGCTCTGCCTTAGCTGTGATA
The Thermoleptolyngbya sichuanensis A183 DNA segment above includes these coding regions:
- a CDS encoding sulfite exporter TauE/SafE family protein, encoding MLITVIGHLLAICIGISLGLIGGGGSILAAPVLIYVMSVPAKSAFAMTLVIVGVASLIGAIPHWRQGNVNPKIIALFAPASMLGAYLGARLASLPFITPTIQLVTFGVMMLIASITMIRKGASKSENPLDKAGHSDRHTVIPKWLAIALEGLAVGTLTGFIGIGGGFLVIPALVLLGKTPMKEAVGTSLIILALKSVTGFAGYFGHVPIDWTLLLSFTIASSAGILLGSYLNQFVSAKQLEKGFGYFVLAVAVFVLIKR
- a CDS encoding rhodanese-like domain-containing protein, whose amino-acid sequence is MTSMNEIGFNYSSQTQRDRLKTVDPSSLSTLLSQQAVTLVDVREPSEHAGEKIPGSILVPLSKFDPNRIPFDGNKDGNKTVVLYCRTGNRSAQAAQKLFAAGIDEVTHLEGGLSAWVQAGFPTEVNKRAPISLMRQVQIVAGSLVVTGTLLGAFVSPWFLFLSGFVGAGLVFAGITNTCALGMLLAKLPYNQRV
- a CDS encoding beta-lactamase hydrolase domain-containing protein, which codes for MNEMQLVGIHRIDADVSVAGELSPEQLQQASHQGFKSVINLRMPKEKGFLPDEPQIVESLGMQYAHVPVNPSSLSGEVIAQVCEHVDQLPKPVLMHCSLGLRSAGIALLRSGVERGMTVEEFLHRTTAMGLDFNSRPGVKRFFVDYITQNFEQLGASNDEHE
- a CDS encoding MBL fold metallo-hydrolase: MLFRQLFDQDTWTYTYLIADPKTKEAVLVDSVIEQVERDYKLINELGLILKYCLETHVHADHITGAGKLRELTGCETIVPEKAQVACANRHIRHGEVLKVGEVEIRAIATPGHTDSHMAYLVNGDRVLTGDALFIRGCGRTDFQSGDAGTLYDSVTENLFTLPDGTLVYPAHDYRGHSVSTIAEEEQWNPRFTGRTRDQFIEFMNGLNLPDPKKIMEAVPANEQCGNVLVTS
- a CDS encoding NAD(P)/FAD-dependent oxidoreductase: MSPTAQQTQSTHPAEQLHQNLSTAEAIAPPVKHHQIVIVGGGAAGITVAAQLLKRNRALDIAIIEPSDKHYYQPGWTLVGGGVAPIEKFIRDEKDVIPKGASWIQARVAKLDPDRNTVITEAGQAIEYEYLVLCPGIQIDWHLIKGLKEALGRGGVTSNYSKDYAPYTWETIQNFKGGNALFTYPATPIKCGGAPQKVMYMADDTFKRKSGVGVNTTVMFCTAGASMFAVPEYAAALDKVVARRGIVTKFKHNLKEIKADTQEAIFDVTTDNGTEEVSIHYDMIHVAPPMSAPDFIKQSPLAGAGGWVDVDQATLQHTRYANVFSLGDASSLPTSKTAAAARKEAPIVVQNLLSLIQSQPITAEYDGYTCCPLITGYNSTIMAEFAYGGKLAPSFPLDPTQERYSMYLAKAHVLPWLYWNRMLKGEGFEADIFKPINRLLRR